A window of Lagopus muta isolate bLagMut1 chromosome 16, bLagMut1 primary, whole genome shotgun sequence contains these coding sequences:
- the CEBPB gene encoding CCAAT/enhancer-binding protein beta, producing MQRLVAWDAACLPIQPPAFKSMEVANFYYEADCLAALNKLHPRAAGGRSMTELTVGDHERAIDFSPYLDPLAASQQPAQPPPPAAAAGGNFEPACSSGGQDFLSDLFAEDYKGSGAGKKPDYTYISLARHGHPCGSQSHKPGGLPGCFPPQIVETKVEPVFETLDSCKGPRKEEGGAGPGPGGMSSPYGSTVRSYLGYQSVPSGSSGNLSTSSSSSPPGTPNPSESSKSAAGAGGYSGPPAGKNKPKKCVDKHSDEYKLRRERNNIAVRKSRDKAKMRNLETQHKVLELTAENERLQKKVEQLSRELSTLRNLFKQLPEPLLASSPRC from the coding sequence ATGCAACGCCTGGTGGCCTGGGACGCAGCATGCCTCCCCATTCAGCCGCCCGCCTTTAAATCCATGGAAGTGGCTAATTTCTATTACGAGGCGGACTGTCTGGCTGCTCTCAACAAGCTGCACCCGCGGGCGGCCGGGGGCCGCTCCATGACCGAGCTTACCGTAGGGGACCACGAGAGAGCCATTGACTTCAGCCCCTATCTGGACCCCTtagcagcatcccagcagccGGCGCAACCGCCGCCtcccgcagcagcagcagggggcaACTTTGAGCCTGCCTGCAGTAGCGGCGGCCAAGATTTCCTTTCCGATCTCTTCGCCGAGGACTATAAAGGCAGCGGCGCCGGCAAGAAGCCCGACTACACCTACATCAGCCTCGCCCGGCACGGCCACCCGTGCGGCAGCCAGAGCCACAAGCCGGGGGGGCTGCCGGGCTGCTTTCCGCCCCAGATCGTGGAGACCAAAGTGGAGCCTGTCTTCGAGACCCTGGACTCTTGCAAAGGGCCCCGTAAGGAAGAagggggagcggggccgggaccGGGGGGCATGTCCTCGCCCTACGGCAGCACCGTGCGCTCCTACCTGGGCTACCAGTCGGTGCCGAGCGGCAGCAGCGGGAACCTGTCCACCTCGTCCTCTTCCAGCCCCCCCGGCACCCCGAACCCCTCCGAGTCCTCCAAGTCGGCCGCCGGGGCCGGGGGCTACTCGGGGCCGCCGGCGGGAAAGAACAAGCCCAAGAAGTGCGTGGACAAACACAGCGACGAGTACAAGCTGCGCCGGGAGCGGAACAACATCGCGGTGCGCAAGAGCCGCGACAAAGCCAAAATGCGCAACCTGGAGACGCAGCACAAAGTCTTAGAACTGACGGCCGAGAACGAGAGGCTGCAGAAGAAGGTGGAGCAGCTCTCCCGGGAGCTGAGCACCCTCAGGAACTTGTTCAAACAGCTTCCCGAGCCCCTGCTCGCCTCCTCGCCCCGCTGCTGA